One Deltaproteobacteria bacterium genomic region harbors:
- the guaB gene encoding IMP dehydrogenase, whose amino-acid sequence MLPKDELTEGLTFDDVLLVPAYSEVLPREVKLGTRLAGELRLNIPLASAAMDTVTEASAAIAMAAEGGIGFIHKALDPEAQAAEVAKVKKYESGTIVDPHTCRPGDHLGETVEIMRRRGISGVPVTESEGGALVGILTRRDIRFERNLDQPVSAVMTREVVTAPLGTSREEAEALLQKHRIEKLPLVDENGALAGLITVKDIEKATRFPQAARDARGRLLAAAAVGPGTDRDERVEALVAAGVDLICLDTAHGHSRSVIEAVRLVKQRYPELPVAAGNIATAEAAEALIEAGADAVKVGIGPGSICTTRIVAGVGVPQITAISECARITRAAGVPLIADGGIKFSGDLVKALAAGADLVMVGSLLAGTEEAPGEVVLLQGRSYKTYRGMGSLGAMQKGSKDRYFQDDVREAEKLVPEGIEGRVPYKGPLKMVLHQLTGGLRSGMGYLGCEDIPALQEKARFVRISPAGLRESHVHDVTITKEAPNYRV is encoded by the coding sequence ATGCTGCCCAAAGACGAACTGACCGAGGGGCTCACCTTCGACGATGTCCTCCTGGTGCCCGCCTACAGCGAGGTCCTGCCTCGCGAGGTGAAGCTCGGGACCCGCCTGGCCGGCGAGCTCCGCCTCAACATCCCCCTCGCCTCGGCCGCGATGGACACCGTCACCGAGGCCTCCGCGGCCATCGCGATGGCGGCCGAGGGTGGCATCGGCTTCATCCACAAGGCCCTCGACCCCGAGGCGCAGGCCGCCGAGGTGGCCAAGGTGAAGAAGTACGAGTCGGGGACGATCGTCGATCCCCACACCTGCCGGCCCGGCGACCACCTGGGGGAGACGGTCGAGATCATGCGCCGCCGGGGGATCAGCGGCGTCCCGGTGACCGAGAGCGAGGGTGGGGCGCTGGTCGGCATCCTCACCCGGCGGGACATCCGCTTCGAGCGCAACCTCGACCAGCCGGTGTCGGCGGTCATGACCCGGGAGGTCGTGACGGCCCCCCTGGGGACGAGCCGGGAGGAGGCCGAGGCGCTCCTGCAGAAGCACCGGATCGAGAAGCTGCCCCTGGTCGACGAGAACGGCGCCCTCGCGGGCCTCATCACGGTGAAGGACATCGAGAAGGCCACCCGCTTCCCCCAGGCCGCCCGGGACGCCCGGGGCCGGCTCCTGGCCGCCGCGGCCGTGGGCCCGGGCACGGATCGCGACGAGCGGGTCGAGGCGCTGGTGGCGGCCGGGGTGGATCTCATCTGCCTGGACACCGCCCACGGGCACAGCCGCTCGGTGATCGAGGCGGTGCGGCTGGTGAAGCAGCGCTACCCGGAGCTGCCGGTCGCCGCCGGGAACATCGCCACCGCCGAGGCCGCCGAGGCGCTCATCGAGGCGGGCGCCGACGCGGTGAAGGTCGGGATCGGGCCGGGCTCGATCTGCACGACCCGGATCGTGGCGGGGGTGGGCGTCCCGCAGATCACTGCCATCTCCGAGTGCGCCCGGATCACCCGCGCCGCCGGGGTGCCGCTCATCGCAGACGGCGGGATCAAGTTCTCGGGCGATCTGGTCAAGGCGCTCGCCGCCGGCGCCGACCTGGTGATGGTGGGCTCCCTCCTGGCCGGCACCGAGGAGGCGCCGGGCGAGGTCGTCCTGCTCCAGGGCCGCTCCTACAAGACCTACCGGGGCATGGGCTCCCTGGGCGCCATGCAGAAGGGCTCCAAGGATCGCTACTTCCAGGACGACGTCCGGGAGGCGGAGAAGCTGGTGCCGGAGGGGATCGAGGGGAGGGTGCCCTACAAGGGGCCCCTGAAGATGGTGCTCCACCAGCTGACCGGCGGCCTGCGCTCGGGCATGGGCTACCTCGGCTGCGAGGACATCCCGGCGCTCCAGGAGAAGGCCCGCTTCGTGCGGATCTCTCCGGCGGGGCTGCGGGAGAGCCACGTCCACGACGTGACCATCACCAAGGAGGCGCCGAACTACCGGGTTTAG
- the guaA gene encoding glutamine-hydrolyzing GMP synthase, whose product MKERILILDFGSQYTQLIARKVREAGIYGEIHPFHLDADALRAFDAKGIILSGGPSSVTDEKAPMPDPVVFQLGVPVLGICYGLQVMTHLLGGQVARSDHREYGPARITIERSEDLFAAFAGDPSAEVWMSHGDRVEALPEGFEPVAHSEGSPFAAIAHRERRLFGVQFHPEVHHTPRGKEILSAFLKETCGCSGEWSMESFLEEAVARVKAQVGDQGRVVCGLSGGVDSSVVAALLDRAIGKRLTCIFVDNGLMRHEEAREVAEAFEGRFSRPIVQVDASDRFLTALAGVDDPEQKRKIIGRTFIEVFEEAAELESQVHGKADFLAQGTLYPDVIESVSVRGPSVTIKTHHNVGGLPEVMKLGLVEPLRELFKDEVRVLGKVLGLPDFLLGRWPFPGPGLAVRILGEITRERLEVLRKADVIFQEEIRKADLYDEIWQGFAVLLPVKSVGVMGDERTYENTCALRAVTSVDGMTADWARLPHEVLARISTRIINEVRGINRVAYDISSKPPSTIEWE is encoded by the coding sequence GTGAAAGAGCGCATCCTCATCCTCGACTTCGGCTCGCAGTACACCCAGCTCATCGCCCGCAAGGTCCGGGAGGCCGGGATCTACGGGGAGATCCATCCCTTCCACCTGGACGCCGACGCGCTGCGCGCCTTCGACGCGAAGGGGATCATCCTCTCCGGGGGGCCCTCCTCGGTGACGGACGAGAAGGCGCCGATGCCGGATCCGGTGGTCTTCCAACTCGGGGTGCCGGTCCTCGGCATCTGCTACGGGCTCCAGGTGATGACCCACCTCCTCGGCGGGCAGGTCGCCCGCTCGGACCACCGAGAGTACGGCCCCGCGCGCATCACCATCGAGCGCAGCGAGGACCTCTTCGCCGCCTTCGCCGGCGACCCCTCGGCCGAGGTCTGGATGAGCCACGGCGACCGGGTGGAGGCGCTCCCCGAGGGCTTCGAGCCCGTCGCCCACAGCGAGGGCTCTCCCTTCGCCGCGATCGCCCACCGGGAGCGGCGCCTCTTCGGGGTGCAGTTCCACCCCGAGGTGCACCACACCCCCCGGGGCAAGGAGATCCTCTCGGCCTTCCTGAAGGAGACCTGCGGCTGCTCGGGGGAGTGGTCGATGGAGTCCTTCCTCGAGGAGGCCGTGGCCCGGGTGAAGGCCCAGGTCGGCGATCAGGGCCGGGTGGTCTGCGGGCTCTCCGGGGGGGTCGACTCCTCGGTGGTCGCGGCGCTCCTCGACCGGGCGATCGGCAAGCGCCTGACCTGCATCTTCGTGGACAACGGCCTGATGCGGCACGAGGAGGCCCGGGAGGTCGCCGAGGCCTTCGAGGGCCGCTTCTCCCGGCCCATCGTCCAGGTGGACGCCTCCGACCGCTTCCTCACGGCCCTGGCCGGGGTCGACGATCCCGAGCAGAAGCGGAAGATCATCGGCCGCACCTTCATCGAGGTCTTCGAGGAGGCCGCCGAGCTCGAGTCGCAGGTCCACGGGAAGGCCGACTTCCTGGCCCAGGGGACCCTCTATCCGGACGTCATCGAGTCCGTCTCGGTGCGGGGCCCCAGCGTCACCATCAAGACCCACCACAACGTGGGCGGGCTGCCCGAGGTCATGAAGCTCGGCCTGGTCGAGCCCCTCCGGGAGCTCTTCAAGGATGAGGTGAGGGTTCTTGGCAAAGTCCTTGGCCTGCCTGACTTTTTGCTGGGCCGCTGGCCCTTCCCGGGGCCGGGCCTGGCGGTGCGGATCCTCGGCGAGATCACCCGGGAGAGGCTCGAGGTCCTGCGCAAGGCCGACGTGATCTTCCAGGAGGAGATCCGGAAGGCGGACCTCTACGACGAGATCTGGCAGGGCTTCGCCGTGCTCCTGCCGGTGAAGTCGGTCGGCGTGATGGGAGACGAGCGCACCTACGAGAACACCTGCGCGCTGCGGGCGGTGACCTCGGTGGACGGGATGACCGCCGACTGGGCCCGGTTGCCGCACGAGGTCCTGGCCCGGATCTCCACCCGGATCATCAACGAGGTGCGGGGGATCAACCGGGTCGCCTACGACATCTCCTCCAAGCCGCCCTCGACCATCGAGTGGGAGTAG
- a CDS encoding (deoxy)nucleoside triphosphate pyrophosphohydrolase encodes MRRVEVVAAVVIRDGRVLLSRRPEGVHLAGLWEFPGGKVHPEESEAEALIRELEEELGVSGARIGECLCRVEHAYPEKEVALAFFRTELPEGVEPRAVEVAELCWADGETLGRLPLPPADRPLVELLRSELT; translated from the coding sequence ATGCGTCGGGTCGAGGTCGTCGCCGCGGTGGTGATCCGCGACGGGAGGGTGCTGCTCTCCCGGCGGCCGGAAGGGGTCCACCTGGCCGGCCTCTGGGAGTTTCCGGGCGGGAAGGTCCACCCGGAGGAGAGCGAGGCCGAGGCCCTGATCCGGGAGCTGGAGGAGGAGCTGGGGGTCTCGGGGGCCCGGATCGGCGAGTGCCTCTGCCGGGTGGAGCACGCCTATCCCGAGAAGGAGGTCGCGCTGGCCTTCTTCCGGACCGAGCTTCCCGAGGGGGTGGAGCCCCGCGCCGTCGAGGTGGCCGAGCTCTGCTGGGCGGACGGGGAGACCCTCGGGCGGCTTCCGCTGCCACCGGCGGACCGGCCGCTGGTCGAGCTGCTCCGGTCCGAGTTGACGTAA
- a CDS encoding PQQ-binding-like beta-propeller repeat protein codes for MGLLRRRAGLLALPLLLALAGCQTLGEVARRDRPEHPDGIEPQKVAPRRLPVEARIQLEKPAPLEVGTRQRSGPVYDLRRDWLFVGTRGGKVFALDGDRLSERWVRDLGGAIDAPLLLDGDRLYAASARGLLFALDAATGRTLWEKDLGLELGVRMVLADGRLIVPSLGDSLTAVEAETGELLWQHRNPSGSKLAIRGASVPAVAGDRLVAAFADGTVAAFSVADGKQLWQRRHVTNTPFDDVDAGPVIHGDVAYYATYAGRVRGLALADGETVWEAPGRHEGAVHLSLTGDRGGEKLLVLGSGEAVALRLVDGKVAWRAKLGEGDPTEAVLLGDELYIGASDGSFYGLSRQSGRPIAFFAPGKGVSAPASPAGRGLWVFSNGGYLYRLGR; via the coding sequence ATGGGCCTCCTGCGTCGCCGGGCCGGCCTGCTCGCGCTGCCACTCCTGCTCGCGCTCGCGGGCTGCCAGACCCTCGGCGAGGTCGCCCGGCGCGACCGCCCCGAGCACCCCGACGGGATCGAGCCGCAGAAGGTGGCCCCCCGGCGGCTGCCGGTGGAGGCCCGCATCCAGCTGGAGAAGCCGGCCCCCCTGGAGGTCGGCACCCGGCAGCGGAGCGGCCCCGTCTACGATCTGCGCCGCGACTGGCTCTTCGTGGGCACCCGCGGAGGCAAGGTCTTCGCCCTCGACGGCGACCGGCTCTCCGAGCGCTGGGTGCGTGATCTGGGGGGCGCGATCGACGCGCCGCTCCTCCTCGACGGGGACCGCCTCTACGCCGCCTCGGCGCGCGGGCTCCTCTTCGCCCTCGACGCCGCCACCGGCCGCACGCTCTGGGAGAAGGATCTGGGCCTCGAGCTCGGGGTCCGGATGGTCCTCGCCGACGGCCGCCTGATCGTCCCCAGCCTCGGCGACTCGCTCACCGCGGTGGAGGCCGAGACCGGCGAGCTGCTCTGGCAGCACCGCAACCCCTCGGGCTCGAAGCTGGCCATCCGGGGCGCCTCCGTGCCGGCCGTCGCCGGCGATCGCCTGGTGGCCGCCTTCGCCGACGGGACCGTCGCCGCCTTTTCGGTGGCGGACGGGAAGCAGCTCTGGCAGCGCCGGCACGTCACCAACACCCCTTTCGACGACGTCGACGCGGGGCCGGTGATCCACGGGGACGTCGCCTACTACGCCACCTACGCGGGTCGGGTGCGGGGCCTCGCCCTCGCCGACGGCGAGACCGTCTGGGAGGCCCCCGGCCGCCACGAGGGCGCCGTCCACCTCTCGCTCACCGGGGATCGCGGTGGCGAGAAGCTGCTGGTCCTCGGCTCGGGAGAGGCCGTCGCCCTGCGCCTCGTCGACGGCAAGGTCGCCTGGCGGGCGAAGCTGGGGGAGGGCGATCCCACCGAGGCGGTCCTGCTCGGGGACGAGCTCTACATCGGCGCCAGCGACGGCTCGTTCTACGGCCTCTCGCGGCAGAGCGGCCGCCCGATCGCCTTCTTCGCCCCGGGCAAGGGTGTGAGCGCGCCGGCCAGCCCTGCGGGGCGAGGGCTCTGGGTCTTCAGCAACGGCGGCTACCTCTATCGCCTCGGGCGCTAG
- a CDS encoding tetratricopeptide repeat protein, which yields MAHAKKLSRKELKRPDEFVQTGTAVVDYLQKHGTLVLSSLGGIVVVGVLLSLGSWYFEQSAVRAGAALGDALEMAERPVLEDGGAAATSDDPFFTSEEEKKEKVNAALEAVRIDHSGTAAAAVATLELADRAYRAGEYDSALADYERFLKESSRDDRMRFSALEGLGYTLEAKDDLEGALKAFERLGKEGGDFYKPYALVHEARVLVALKRPDDARRRAQQVVDEFSESAVRAEADTLLGQLPPAPAAADAEGSAEAAGE from the coding sequence GTGGCCCACGCCAAGAAGCTCAGCCGCAAGGAACTCAAGCGCCCCGACGAATTCGTGCAGACCGGCACGGCGGTCGTCGACTACCTCCAGAAGCACGGCACGCTCGTGCTCTCCAGCCTGGGGGGGATCGTCGTCGTCGGCGTCCTGCTCTCGCTGGGGTCCTGGTACTTCGAGCAGTCGGCCGTCCGCGCCGGCGCGGCCCTCGGGGACGCCCTCGAGATGGCCGAGCGCCCGGTCCTCGAGGACGGCGGCGCCGCCGCGACCTCCGACGATCCCTTCTTCACCTCGGAGGAGGAGAAGAAGGAGAAGGTCAACGCCGCCCTCGAGGCGGTGCGGATCGATCACTCGGGGACCGCCGCCGCGGCCGTGGCCACCCTCGAGCTCGCCGACCGCGCCTACCGGGCCGGTGAGTACGACAGCGCCCTGGCCGACTACGAGCGCTTCCTGAAGGAGTCCAGCCGCGACGACCGGATGCGCTTCTCGGCCCTCGAGGGCCTGGGCTACACCCTCGAGGCCAAGGACGATCTCGAGGGCGCGCTGAAGGCCTTCGAGCGCCTCGGCAAGGAGGGCGGCGACTTCTACAAGCCCTACGCCCTGGTGCACGAGGCCCGGGTGCTCGTGGCGCTGAAGCGCCCCGACGACGCCCGCCGCCGGGCCCAGCAGGTGGTCGACGAGTTCTCCGAGAGCGCCGTGCGCGCCGAGGCGGACACCCTGCTCGGCCAGCTTCCTCCGGCACCGGCCGCGGCCGACGCCGAGGGCTCCGCCGAAGCAGCCGGTGAGTAG